In Harpia harpyja isolate bHarHar1 chromosome 12, bHarHar1 primary haplotype, whole genome shotgun sequence, a single window of DNA contains:
- the LOC128149012 gene encoding neuroserpin, producing the protein MYFLGLLSLLVLQSKAFKTNFPDETIAELSVNVYNQLRAAREDENILFSPLSIAIAMGMVELGAHGTTLKEIRHSLGFDSLKNGEEFTFLKDLSDMATTEESHYVLNIANSLYVQNGFHISDKFLQLVKKYFKAQVENIDFSQSAAVATHINKWVENHTNNMIKDFVSSRDFGALTHLALINAIYFKGNWKSQFRPENTRTFSFTKDDESEVQIPMMYQQGEFYYGEFSDGSNEAGGIYQVLEIPYEGDEISMMIVLSRQEVPLVTLEPLVKASLINEWANSVKKQKVEVYLPRFTVEQEIDLKDVWRGLGIMELFSSSADLTAMSDNKELYLAKAFHKAFLEVNEEGSEAAAASGMIAISRMAVLYPQVIVDHPFFFLVRNRRTGTVLFMGRVMHPEAMNTSGHDFEEL; encoded by the exons ATGTATTTCCTTGGACTGTTGTCTTTGcttgttttgcaaagcaaagccTTCAAGACAAATTTTCCTGATGAAACCATTGCTGAGCTTTCTGTGAATGTTTATAATCAGCTGCGAGCTGCAAGAGAAGATGAGaatattcttttctctcctctgagcATCGCAATAGCCATGGGAATGGTAGAGCTCGGAGCCCATGGAACCACTTTGAAAGAAATTCGACATTCCTTGGGTTTTGACAGCTTAAAAAATG gtGAAGAGTTTACCTTCCTGAAGGACCTTTCTGATATGGCAACTACTGAAGAAAGTCATTATGTTCTCAATATTGCTAACTCTCTCTATGTGCAGAATGGATTTCATATCAGTGACAAATTTCTGCAGTTggtgaaaaaatactttaaagctcAAGTAGAGAATATAGATTTCAGCCAAAGTGCAGCTGTAGCTACCCACATCAATAAGTGGGTGGAGAATCATACAAATA ATATGATCAAAGATTTTGTGTCTTCAAGAGATTTTGGTGCTCTAACTCATTTGGCTCTCATCAACGCAATCTACTTTAAAGGCAATTGGAAATCACAGTTCAGACCTGAAAATACaagaactttttcttttactaaagaTGATGAAAGTGAAGTGCAGATTCCAATGATGTACCAGCAGGGAGAGTTTTACTATG GAGAGTTCAGTGATGGCTCCAATGAAGCAGGTGGTATCTATCAAGTTCTGGAAATACCATATGAGGGAGATGAGATTAGTATGATGATCGTTCTTTCCAGACAGGAAGTTCCACTGGTCACATTGGAACCCCTGGTCAAAGCTTCATTGATTAATGAATGGGCTAATTCTGTAAAGAAGCAAAAAGTGGAAGTGTATTTACCAAG GTTCACAGTAGAACAGGAAATTGATCTGAAAGATGTCTGGAGAGGCCTCGGAATTATGGAGCTGTTCAGCAGTAGTGCTGACCTCACTGCGATGTCTG atAACAAGGAACTTTACCTTGCAAAGGCATTTCACAAGGCATTTCTAGAAGTTAATGAGGAAGGatcagaagctgctgctgcctcag gaatGATTGCCATTAGCAGAATGGCAGTGCTGTATCCCCAAGTTATAGTTGAccatccctttttctttttggtcagaAACAGAAGAACAG GTACCGTGTTATTCATGGGAAGGGTAATGCACCCTGAAGCAATGAATACAAGTGGCCATGACTTTGAAGAGCTTTAA